DNA from Mycobacterium sp. SMC-8:
CACTGCTCACCGTCGTCACCGATCTGGTGGATTCGCCGCTCACGCCGCAGCCGCAACCCGCGCCCGCGGCACCGCTCGAGGGTGCCACCATGCTGGCGTCGCTGGCCGCGGTGCGAGACGAGCTGGAGCGCAACGCAATCAGGCGAACGGCGGCGACCACCGCCGCGGCGGCCTACATCGACGACGGCACCCCCAACGTGCTGGTGATCGGCGTGGACGGTACGAACCTGTCCCGCGTGCTGGCCAATCCGGAACTCACCACCAACTTCTTCAGCCTGATGCAGGGAGGCACCACCGCCGCATCGACCATCGTCGGGCACACCACGATCTCGAACCCCTCGTGGTCGTCGATCCTGACGGGGGCGTGGGGCGAGAAGACCGGCGTGATCAACAACGTCTTCACGCCGTGGACGTATGACAAGTGGCCGACGGTGTTCACCCAACTCGAGGGGCAGAACAGCAGCATCCAGACCACGTCGATCGCCAACTGGGACGTGATCTCGGCGATCGCGGCGTCGGGCATCGGCGCCGACGAAGTGCTCAATGTGGCGCAGGTGGCCGGCGACACCAACTGGCTGCTCACCGACGACAGGGTCGGCGATCTCACCGAGGCCGCCATCGCGGCGGCGCGCGCCGATACCGCGAACTTCATGTTCAGCTACTTCGTCGGCGTCGACGAGAACGGGCACCTGTACGGCGGCGACTCCCCGGAATACCTGGCGGCGCTGGCGAACTTCGACCGCAACCTCGGTGAGATCATGCAGGCCATCAACCTGTGGGAAGACGCGACGGGTGAGAAGTGGACGATCATCATGGTGACCGACCACGGCCACCAACCGCAGCTGGGCTTCGGCCATGGATTCCAATCGCCAGATGAGACAACCACTTTCGTCGTCGCGCGCAGTCCCGGCCTGTTCGGTGAGGGCCTGGTCAACACGAAGTACTCGATCGTCGACGTGACCCCGACCGTACTGTCGCTGTTCGACCTCCAGCCCACCGTCGACAACCTCGACGGGGTGTCGCTGACAGAATTGGGCGACGCCGACCTCACGCCCGTGAACGACGACGAAGCGCTGCGCCAGACACTGCTGGACATCATCGCCAAGTACGGCTATCCCGACATCGGCACGAACCTGGCGCTGGGCGCGCGCACCATCTTCGCGTCGGTGCCCTACTACGTCGACATGCTCACCAACGGCATCACCGCAAGCCTGCAGTCGATCGTCGATCAGGACATCTTCCTGATCAGCACGCTGGCCGCACTGGCGATCATCCCGGTCAGGATCGTCGGCGGACTCACCTACGTGGGCACCAATGTCGTCGCGCAGATCGTCGCGCGGCTCACCGGTGTCACCGGCGCGAGCATCTTCCCGCTGTGGCCGCCCGCCCCGCCGTCGTTCCCGGACGCGCCCGAGGGCGTCTCCACCCCGGATCTGGTGGCGCTCGTGTGCACCAGCGGGCGGGTGTCGAGCGCCGTGTTCGCGTGCGGGGATTCGGTGGCGGTGTGAGTCAGCGCTGCATGGAGGCGATGAAGTACGACTCGTCGCCGGTGGGGTAGCCGCCGCCGTCGGTGGCGATGTGGACGTGGTCGAAGTGGTTCAGCGTCTCCGAGCCGTAGTCGGCAGTCCAGCTCGGCGCACCGATGCCGGGGTAGAAACCTTGCCGCCAGATCACGTGCAACACACCCCAACGCTTCGCGTTGGCCAGTGCGTACCCGGCGATCTGGTTGCCCAGCTCGATGCCTTTCTCGCTGTTGTGGTTCGGGATCATCACGTCGATCGCGAGCCCGTTGGGATGCCATTTCAGCGGATCCTGCCGGTACCCGCCGATCGTGGTGATCTCCGGGAACATCGCACTGATCGCGCGCGCAGCCCAGATCGTCTTGACCTGTAAGCCGCCTTCGGGGGCGACCCCGGCAGGCAGCGCGAAGTCGAACACCCGCGCGTCGGCCGGCGCACTGGCGGCCAGTAGTTCCGCTTCGGTGGGAGGTGGCGCGGACATCGTCGGTGTGGGCTCCTGCCCGGCGGCGCTCGGAGGGGTCTCCACGTGGCGGGGTGTCGTCGTGGTCTGGGCGTAGACCATGCCCGCGGACACCACGAGCGATGTGGCGACGGCCAGCCACCGCCCTCGTCCGTTGGCCAAGAGTTTGCTGCCCACGGACAGACACCTTAGTGGCCGTCCGGTTCCGTCCGACCGCGATCGCGGAATTCGTCCCGCCTGTTCCGGGTTTGATGGCCCAAGTCCGCAACAGGGCATCCCACTGTCGGTAGTCTCGGCGGTGTTCATCGTCGTCGCCGGTGTGGTGGTGCACCGACGTCACACGAGCGAACGGGAACCGGTCTCGACCTGAGGGTCGCCCCGGGGCCGGGGCCGGAGAGGGGACTCCGTGTCCGCCAGTGACAACGTGCGGTCAGCTGGAACGCCGGGCCTGGTTGACGGGCCCAAACCCGAACTGTCCAAGGAACGGCGACATCTCTACAGCGTCGTCGAACTGGTCGACAGCATGCAGCGGCGCGCGGTCAGCGATGTCGAGTCGGTCCTGCGCGAACTCAACACCGTGACGGTCGAGTCCGTGCCCGGCGCGCAGTACGGATGCATCACCGTCGTCGGCGACAAGATCGAGTCCGTGGGGCCGACCCACCCGTATCCGGTGCTGCTCGACGACGTGCAGCGCGAGACCGGAGAAGGGCCGTGCCTGTCGGCTGCGTGGGAGCACCACACCATCAGCATCGAAAACCTCGATGTCGACGACCGCTGGCCGCAGTATCGGGACGCGGCGATCCTGCGCACCCCGGTGCGCTCGGTGCTGTCCTTCCGGCTGTTCAGCGAGGGCGGCAAACTGGCCGCGCTCAATCTGTACGCGGAGCCGACCCACGCCTTCGACGAGGAATCGGTGGAGATCGGGCTGATCTACGCCGCGCACACCACCGTGGCCTGGAACATGATGCGCCGCCAGCAGCAGTTCCGCAGTGCGCTGGCCAGCCGGGACGTCATCGGCCAGGCCAAGGGCATCCTGATGGAGCGTTTCGACATCAACGCGATGGCCGCGTTCGATCTCCTTCGCAAGATCTCTCAGGAGTCCAACATCAGACTCGCCGAGGTGGCCGAGCGGTTGGTCAACCTGGACCACCCGAACGACGAGAACGGTGGCGACGGTGGCCGCCGCCGTCAGACTCAGAAGGGTGGTGGGTCGTCGCCGTAATCGGGTGGCGGGTGCGGGTTTTGGGGTTGTTGCTCGATGAGTCGTTGGGCTGCGTTGTGTTGACGCTCGGCCTTGATGCGGGCAGCCCTGTCCGCGGCGCGGGTGCGTTGGCGTTTGGGCATCTGGACCTCGCGGCCCGGCCCGGGTGGGGGTGGGGACATCGGCGGCAGGTGCGCGGTGGTGGTGTTCCAGGTCGGGAAGAACAGTCGACTGCCGGGTGTGGTGGTGTAGGTCTGCCCGGCCGGGGTGGTCCAGATGACGGTGCCATCGGGGAGTTGTTCGTCGCGCCAGCCGTGGGGGCCACCCCAGAAGGTTTTCATCAAGTGGTGAGTTCGGCACTTGCAGTGCATGTTCGACGCGTGAGTGGGCCCGTTGGGGTAGGGCACGACGTGGTCGATGTCGCAACGCTCGGCGGGGACATCGCAGCCCGGGAAGCGGCAGAACACATCGCGGGCGCGGATGAACGCGGCCAGCTTCGCCGAGGGCTGGTAGTGCGGTTCGGGATCGGGGCCAGGCAGCCACAACGGCTTGATCAACGCTCCGGAGCGGATGGTTTCTGCCAACGTCACGATCGGCAGGACCTGAGCCCCCGCAAGCAACGCCACCCCGGAATCGGGGGCGCAGGAATCGAGCTCAGGCTCGGGCTCCGCACGCTCAGGCTCGGGTTCGGCCTCGTGCCCGATGTTCTGCTGTTCGCGGTCCTCGGCGGCGATCAACTGCTTTGCGGCATCGACTGCCGCCTTGTCGGCGATCACGTGAATCACCACCGGTGATTTCGCCGGGCCGCTGGCGGTGCAGGCCGAAGATCCGCACCGGCACCGCAGGTGGTCTTCGCCCCGACCGATCGCGCCCATGGCATCGGAGCGCCGCTCACCGATGGAACGCGGATCCGCCTCGCACAAACCGTTGACCAGTCGGGCAATCCGCGCTTTGTACACCGCGGCGTCCGGCGCCAACAACAACCCCCACAGCGACGTGACCGCGTCGGGGTCCTCATGTGCCCCGATCTGCACATCCCGCTGCTTGAGGGCTTCCTTGGCGCGGCGTACCGCGTCGGGGTCGTGGCGCTCGATCACGGCGTTGATCTTGTTGACCAGTTTCTCGTCCGACAGCGGTCCCCACGTCTGGGCCTTGGTTGCCAGCGCCGCGTCAACGACGGCGATGATGTCGTCGGTGACCAGGTGGGTGCGCCAGGTGATCTCCGAAATCAACCGGGCGCTCAGGCGGCCCTGCAGGTACAGGGCCGCAATCTTGGGCAGCCGGTAACGCAGCGCCGTCGCAACACACATCTGAGCCGAGGCGCGCTGCTGGCTGATCGACAGCGCGGCCCCGACCTGGCAGGCGGCGTTCTTCCACGGATCAAAGGCCCACATGCCTCGTTCGTCATCCTCATCGACCGTCAGATTCACCAACTCGGCGATCGCGGCCATCTTGCGCGCCCCGGCCTGGGCTTCTTCGCGGGCAGCCTGTTCGATCGCAGCGAGCAGGGCCGGCTCATCCAACCCCGCATACAATCTATCGAACATGTGTTCGATTCTATCTGGCCCCACCGACCGGCCAGTGCACGAATTTCCTCCGGCCCCCGCCCCCGCTGACCGGCCATGAACGACTAGGGCAGCTTCGCGACGGTCAGCAGCAGGGCCGCCTCCGTGAGCGCCACCAGCGAGTGTCGGGCGTCGGGGATGAACAGCATGTCGCCGGTGCGCGCGTCCCACTGCTGGTCGCCACACACCAGCCGCACGGAACCCTTGAGCACATACAGTGAGGCCTCGCCGGGGTTCTCGTGCTCGCCGAGTTCGGCGCCCGCCGGCATTCCGATCACCGTCTGCCGCAGCACCCGTTCGTGGCCGCCCACCACGGTGTCGGCGGCGTTGCGACCGGTGGACGTCGCCTTCTCCAGCTGCTGACGGGCCAGCGCTTCGATCGACACCTTCTGCATGCCTGCCATTTGATCCGTGAAGTGTCGCAGCGTCAACCCATCAGAACGGTCGCACGCTCTGCACACTGACGACCGCGCCGTGCCCGGTCTTGTCGTTGGTGAAGCGCAGCCCCGCCGGGGTCGTCACGATGGTCCAGCCGAGTGCGCGATATGTCTTGTCCGCCAACGTCATCGGCGCCGCAGCGCCGAGGTTGCCGTCCACCCACGATCCGGTGCCGTCGGTGTTGATGCGCACGCCGTGGTAGGGCCCACTGCCGTCGACGTGCTGCTGCCAGTTGGATCCGTCGGTCTCACATCCGATGAACGTCGTCTCGACGATGCACTGGGTGTCACCGGCGGCGGTCTGCACGACGACGTAGCCGTACTGATTCGGGGGGATTGTCTCGACATCGCCGGACGGCAGTGCGGCGGGGGCGTCGACGGTGGCGCGGGCGAGGCCCGTCGCCTGGTACGACGCGACGGTGAAGCCGAAGTTCTTCAGAGGTTCCAGGTCGGACACCTCGCCGGACGGCGTCCATATCGCCAGCGGTTTCCCGTCGACCACCGTTTCGGCGATGTGGGTGGACGGCTGCCACGACAGCATGGAGTCCATCGACGGCTCGGACTCGAAATGGTCGAAGTTCACCACGCCGTCGCCGTCTTTGGGCACGCAGGTGGCGCCTTCCACGGTGTGGCGGGTCCCGGAGTCGGTGCCGGCGTCATCGCGGCACACCGCGTCCTGCCACTCGGCCAACGAGCCTGTCACCGACTGCGCGGGCGTCACCGCCGCCGCGTTTGCCGCACCCTCGGGTGCGGGCGGCGAGGAACAGCCGGCCGCGAGCAGCGCCGTCCCCAGCGCCGCAGCACCCCAGCCCGCCTGTGTGGTCAATGACATGTCCGGCCTCTTTCGCCCATCCGTTTGCTCGATCGGCGTGAATCTAACGGTGGGCGCACCCTGCCCCCATTGAAATTGCCGGTGCCGTCACCAACCGTGATGGTGCTGTGCCGGAACTGTTCTCTCGGACGGGGGTGAGGCTCCCCAAGCGGGCCCCGTCCCACCGCCCCCCCCGGGCAAAAGGTGGACAGCTGGGGCAGCTGATGCCGGGGCCGCAGATCGCGACTCCTACAGATCCCCGGGACGCAGTGGTTCGATAGGCTTCGCCGGAAGGGTGCCTTCGAAACTGACCGAAACTGACGCGGGAGACCACAATGAGCGCCGAGCAGCCGTCCATCATCTATACGTTGACCGACGAGGCGCCGCTGCTTGCGACCTATGCATTCCTGCCGGTGGTGCGCACCTTCGCCTCCGCGGCGGGCATCGACGTCAAGTCCACCGACATCTCGGTCGCGGCACGCATCCTGGCCGAGTTCAGCGACCTGCTGCCCGACGACCAGAAGGTGCCCGACAATCTGGCCGAGCTCGGCGAGCTGACCCAGCTGCCCGAGACCAACATCATCAAGCTGCCCAACATCAGCGCGTCGGTGCCCCAACTGCTGGCCGCGATCAAGGAACTCCGGGCCAAGGGCTACGAGCTGCCCGACTACCCGGGCGACCCGAAGACCGACGAAGAGAAGGCGATCAAGGAGCGCTACGCCAAAGTGCTCGGCAGTGCCGTCAACCCAGTTCTGCGCCAAGGCAACTCGGACCGTCGCGCACCGAAGGCGGTCAAAGAGTACGCCCGCAAGCACCCGCACAGCATGGGGGAGTGGTCCCAGGCGTCGCGCACGCATGTCGCGACGATGAAGACCGGCGACTTCTACCACGGTGAGAAGTCGATGACCATCGACAAGGACCGCAAGGTCAAGATGGTGCTGACCACCAAAGGCGGTGAGACCCTCGTCTTGAAGCCCGAGGTGGCCCTCGAGGCGGGCGACGTGATCGACAGCATGTTCATGAGCAAGAAGGCGCTGATCGCCTTCTACGAGGAGCAGATCGAGGACGCCTACAAGACCGGCGTCATGTTCTCCCTGCACGTCAAAGCGACCATGATGAAGGTCAGCCACCCCATCGTGTTCGGCCACGCGGTCAAGGTGTTCTACAAAGATGCCTTCGAGAAGCACCAGAAGCTGTTCGACGAGCTCGGAGTCAACGTCAACAACGGCATGTCCGATCTCTACGACAAGATCGAGTCGCTGCCCGCCTCGCAGCGCGAGGAGATCATCGAAGACATCCACCGCTGCCACGAGCACCGCCCCGAGCTGGCGATGGTCGACTCGGCCCGCGGCATCACCAACTTCCACTCGCCCAGCGACGTGATCGTCGACGCGTCGATGCCGGCGATGATCCGGCTCGGCGGCAAGATGTACGGCGCCGACGGCCGCACCAAGGACACCAAGGCCGTCAACCCGGAGTCCACGTTCTCCCGCATCTACCAGGAGATCATCAACTTCTGCAAGACGCACGGCCAGTTCGATCCGCGCACGATGGGCACCGTGCCCAACGTCGGGCTGATGGCCATGAAGGCCGAGGAGTACGGCTCTCACGACAAGACGTTTGAGATCCCCGAGGACGGGGTGGCCGACATCGTCGACATCGAGACCGGCGAGGTGCTGCTGAGTCAGAACGTCGAAGAGGGCGACATCTGGCGCATGCCGATCGTCAAGGATGTCGCGATCCGCGACTGGGTGAAGCTGGCGGTGACCCGTGCCCGGCTGTCCGGCATGCCCGCCGTGTTCTGGCTCGACACCGAGCGCCCGCACGAGATCGAGCTTCGCAAGAAGGTCAAGACCTACCTTAAGGATCACGACACCGAGGGCCTGCAGATCCAGATCATGCCGCAGGTGTGGGCGATGCGGTACACGATCGAACGGGTGATCCGAGGCGAGGACACCATCGCGGTAACGGGCAACATCCTGCGCGACTACCTCACTGATCTGTTCCCCATCCTGGAGCTGGGCACCAGCGCCAAGATGTTGTCGATCGTGCCGTTGATGGCCGGCGGCGGGATGTATGAGACCGGCGCGGGCGGGTCCGCCCCCAAGCACGTGAGCCAGCTGCTGGAGGAGAACCACCTGCGCTGGGATTCGCTCGGCGAGTTCCTGGCCTTGGGCGCCTCCTTCGAGGACATGGGCGCCAAGGCGGGCAACAAGAAGGCCGAACTGCTGGGCAAAACGCTGGACTCGGCGATCGGCAAGCTGCTCGACAACAACAAGAGCCCGTCGCGCAAGGCCGGGGAGCTCGACAACCGCGGCAGCCAGTTCTACCTCGCGATGTACTGGGCCCAGGAACTCGCCGACCAGACCGAGGACAAGGAACTCGCCGAGCACTTCGCGCCGCTGGCCAAGACGCTGGCCGACCAGGAGTCCACCATCGTCGAGGAACTCAACGCGGTCCAGGGCGAGCCGGCCGACATCGGCGGCTACTACTACCCGGACCCGGAGAAGACGACCAAGGTCATGCGTCCCAGCCCCACCTTCAACGAAGCGCTGGAGGCGGCACGTAGCTGACAGG
Protein-coding regions in this window:
- a CDS encoding HNH endonuclease signature motif containing protein, whose protein sequence is MFDRLYAGLDEPALLAAIEQAAREEAQAGARKMAAIAELVNLTVDEDDERGMWAFDPWKNAACQVGAALSISQQRASAQMCVATALRYRLPKIAALYLQGRLSARLISEITWRTHLVTDDIIAVVDAALATKAQTWGPLSDEKLVNKINAVIERHDPDAVRRAKEALKQRDVQIGAHEDPDAVTSLWGLLLAPDAAVYKARIARLVNGLCEADPRSIGERRSDAMGAIGRGEDHLRCRCGSSACTASGPAKSPVVIHVIADKAAVDAAKQLIAAEDREQQNIGHEAEPEPERAEPEPELDSCAPDSGVALLAGAQVLPIVTLAETIRSGALIKPLWLPGPDPEPHYQPSAKLAAFIRARDVFCRFPGCDVPAERCDIDHVVPYPNGPTHASNMHCKCRTHHLMKTFWGGPHGWRDEQLPDGTVIWTTPAGQTYTTTPGSRLFFPTWNTTTAHLPPMSPPPPGPGREVQMPKRQRTRAADRAARIKAERQHNAAQRLIEQQPQNPHPPPDYGDDPPPF
- a CDS encoding glycoside hydrolase, producing MGSKLLANGRGRWLAVATSLVVSAGMVYAQTTTTPRHVETPPSAAGQEPTPTMSAPPPTEAELLAASAPADARVFDFALPAGVAPEGGLQVKTIWAARAISAMFPEITTIGGYRQDPLKWHPNGLAIDVMIPNHNSEKGIELGNQIAGYALANAKRWGVLHVIWRQGFYPGIGAPSWTADYGSETLNHFDHVHIATDGGGYPTGDESYFIASMQR
- a CDS encoding GAF and ANTAR domain-containing protein, which codes for MQRRAVSDVESVLRELNTVTVESVPGAQYGCITVVGDKIESVGPTHPYPVLLDDVQRETGEGPCLSAAWEHHTISIENLDVDDRWPQYRDAAILRTPVRSVLSFRLFSEGGKLAALNLYAEPTHAFDEESVEIGLIYAAHTTVAWNMMRRQQQFRSALASRDVIGQAKGILMERFDINAMAAFDLLRKISQESNIRLAEVAERLVNLDHPNDENGGDGGRRRQTQKGGGSSP
- a CDS encoding alkaline phosphatase family protein; protein product: MGYANHIGRVGALAVTLGVGWAVASAPGVASAETTESSSSSQSPSGGTSAPSSDASSANGAGDTGVAEDTGGDETTDETADEDAAEQDDTDEPDDADEPDDVKVSSGDRQARVELEPTETAAEVDEAVADVESVDTVVTVDTATPPEATGTPPESTSTDPQITTPAPPTAPAEPAPEPTLLTVVTDLVDSPLTPQPQPAPAAPLEGATMLASLAAVRDELERNAIRRTAATTAAAAYIDDGTPNVLVIGVDGTNLSRVLANPELTTNFFSLMQGGTTAASTIVGHTTISNPSWSSILTGAWGEKTGVINNVFTPWTYDKWPTVFTQLEGQNSSIQTTSIANWDVISAIAASGIGADEVLNVAQVAGDTNWLLTDDRVGDLTEAAIAAARADTANFMFSYFVGVDENGHLYGGDSPEYLAALANFDRNLGEIMQAINLWEDATGEKWTIIMVTDHGHQPQLGFGHGFQSPDETTTFVVARSPGLFGEGLVNTKYSIVDVTPTVLSLFDLQPTVDNLDGVSLTELGDADLTPVNDDEALRQTLLDIIAKYGYPDIGTNLALGARTIFASVPYYVDMLTNGITASLQSIVDQDIFLISTLAALAIIPVRIVGGLTYVGTNVVAQIVARLTGVTGASIFPLWPPAPPSFPDAPEGVSTPDLVALVCTSGRVSSAVFACGDSVAV
- a CDS encoding NADP-dependent isocitrate dehydrogenase, with amino-acid sequence MSAEQPSIIYTLTDEAPLLATYAFLPVVRTFASAAGIDVKSTDISVAARILAEFSDLLPDDQKVPDNLAELGELTQLPETNIIKLPNISASVPQLLAAIKELRAKGYELPDYPGDPKTDEEKAIKERYAKVLGSAVNPVLRQGNSDRRAPKAVKEYARKHPHSMGEWSQASRTHVATMKTGDFYHGEKSMTIDKDRKVKMVLTTKGGETLVLKPEVALEAGDVIDSMFMSKKALIAFYEEQIEDAYKTGVMFSLHVKATMMKVSHPIVFGHAVKVFYKDAFEKHQKLFDELGVNVNNGMSDLYDKIESLPASQREEIIEDIHRCHEHRPELAMVDSARGITNFHSPSDVIVDASMPAMIRLGGKMYGADGRTKDTKAVNPESTFSRIYQEIINFCKTHGQFDPRTMGTVPNVGLMAMKAEEYGSHDKTFEIPEDGVADIVDIETGEVLLSQNVEEGDIWRMPIVKDVAIRDWVKLAVTRARLSGMPAVFWLDTERPHEIELRKKVKTYLKDHDTEGLQIQIMPQVWAMRYTIERVIRGEDTIAVTGNILRDYLTDLFPILELGTSAKMLSIVPLMAGGGMYETGAGGSAPKHVSQLLEENHLRWDSLGEFLALGASFEDMGAKAGNKKAELLGKTLDSAIGKLLDNNKSPSRKAGELDNRGSQFYLAMYWAQELADQTEDKELAEHFAPLAKTLADQESTIVEELNAVQGEPADIGGYYYPDPEKTTKVMRPSPTFNEALEAARS
- a CDS encoding cupin domain-containing protein → MQKVSIEALARQQLEKATSTGRNAADTVVGGHERVLRQTVIGMPAGAELGEHENPGEASLYVLKGSVRLVCGDQQWDARTGDMLFIPDARHSLVALTEAALLLTVAKLP